The Oscillatoria sp. FACHB-1407 genome includes a region encoding these proteins:
- a CDS encoding type I secretion C-terminal target domain-containing protein, which produces MVLTLVRTINVDSRGSNGTVETAEFSPDSQFVTTGSSDGKVRLFRVSDGALLWESTYWDGSLDDSDGEIEAVYFSADGSAIAAGGNSDGIKIYRASDGSLLSDLGGNGADGLAFSPNGAYFAGANRGRRANNPSDARMYNPTTWSLIYSNRILHNNEINSIDFTRDSQYVVTGSRDRTVQIRQAADGALVRKIQVSEDEGSVKSVRVSPNGELIAVANGTERVAKVFRFSDGALLATLPHEDLLLEAVAFSPDGRYLATGGGGSEELPVGANQGLRLYRTSDFALVAQFTEHTQGIEYIDFSPDGRSVVTASEDGTIKLWRFPLPAVAPIPIQTPTPTLTPTPDGTLTPSPGGDPTVPDAPCTPGVRRSGNNRANRLRGSQGCDVISGRGGADILIGLNGNDTMVGGAGDDRLHGDAGNDVLTGGVGVDLIWGGAGGDRFVYNSIREGGDRIRGFDSALDKLDLSRVIAGAGQPPGGLANYVRFRQVGANTVVSIDSNGSIGGAVFRSLVILERAVAGSLSASNVML; this is translated from the coding sequence ATGGTTTTAACCCTTGTCCGGACGATCAACGTAGACTCCAGAGGCAGTAACGGTACAGTTGAAACGGCTGAATTCTCTCCAGATAGCCAGTTTGTCACTACGGGATCAAGTGATGGTAAGGTCAGGCTCTTTCGCGTTAGTGATGGCGCACTACTCTGGGAAAGCACCTATTGGGACGGGTCACTCGACGATTCGGATGGGGAAATTGAAGCAGTCTATTTCTCAGCGGATGGGTCAGCGATCGCCGCAGGGGGCAACTCCGACGGCATTAAAATTTATCGGGCATCGGATGGCAGTTTGCTCAGCGATTTGGGAGGCAATGGAGCCGATGGGCTGGCTTTCTCGCCCAATGGAGCTTACTTCGCAGGTGCCAATCGGGGACGCAGGGCGAATAATCCAAGTGATGCTCGCATGTATAACCCTACGACCTGGAGCTTGATCTACAGCAATCGCATCCTTCATAACAACGAAATTAACTCAATCGATTTCACTCGTGATAGTCAGTATGTAGTGACGGGATCGCGCGATCGCACCGTTCAGATTCGACAGGCAGCGGATGGTGCGCTAGTCCGCAAAATTCAGGTGAGTGAAGATGAGGGATCGGTGAAATCGGTTCGGGTGTCACCGAATGGAGAACTGATCGCGGTTGCCAATGGCACGGAAAGGGTTGCCAAGGTGTTTCGCTTTAGTGATGGTGCGCTGCTGGCGACCTTGCCCCACGAAGATCTCCTGTTAGAGGCGGTCGCTTTCTCTCCGGATGGCAGGTATCTGGCAACGGGGGGCGGTGGCTCTGAAGAGCTTCCTGTGGGAGCCAATCAAGGGTTGCGGCTCTATCGAACGTCCGATTTCGCGCTCGTGGCGCAGTTCACTGAACACACTCAGGGAATTGAGTACATTGATTTCTCCCCGGATGGTCGTTCTGTCGTGACGGCGAGTGAAGATGGCACGATTAAGCTGTGGCGATTTCCGCTACCTGCGGTCGCCCCTATCCCGATTCAAACTCCGACTCCAACTCTAACTCCAACGCCGGATGGCACGCTGACTCCATCCCCTGGAGGTGATCCCACGGTGCCCGATGCTCCTTGTACCCCTGGAGTGCGGCGGTCAGGTAACAATCGCGCTAATCGGTTGCGTGGCAGTCAGGGATGTGATGTCATCTCTGGGCGCGGTGGTGCAGACATCCTGATCGGGCTAAATGGCAACGACACGATGGTCGGTGGAGCGGGCGACGATCGCCTCCATGGAGATGCGGGTAATGATGTGTTGACCGGGGGTGTCGGAGTGGATCTGATATGGGGTGGTGCGGGGGGCGATCGCTTTGTCTATAACTCAATTCGGGAGGGGGGCGATCGCATCCGTGGGTTTGACTCAGCCCTCGATAAGCTTGATCTCAGTCGGGTTATTGCAGGAGCAGGTCAACCACCCGGGGGACTGGCAAACTATGTGCGTTTCCGCCAGGTAGGAGCAAATACGGTAGTCAGTATTGATAGCAACGGCAGCATTGGCGGAGCAGTATTTAGAAGCTTGGTTATCCTTGAACGCGCTGTTGCTGGCTCCCTCAGTGCTTCCAATGTGATGTTGTGA
- a CDS encoding Calx-beta domain-containing protein: MTTRIEAESLTRTGSFRLEPSSIASGGNLISFVGGSTNETGRAFGNLNLPSGNYDIIVSYFDENDGAATLQVRLAGQSVDSWTLNQSLNGGGVSNSTRTSRTIANQLINTGDLFEILGTEQGGEYLRVDYIEFRPVSTPTPTPGTLAFSTASYSVNENGTPVSNVTITRSGGSSGAVSVTVTPTAGTATAGSDFNSNPITVSFADGETSKIVTIPIVNDTTVEGNETVNLTLSNPTGGATLGTQAIATLTIVNDDVAPVPGTLAFSTANYSVNENGTVISTVTVTRSGGSDGAVSVTVTPTDETAIAPDDYNPDAVVISFADGETSKTVEIPIVNDNTQENNETLNLTLSNPTGGATLGTQATATLTIVDDDNPGTFAFSSASYSVNEEGTAINAITITRTGGSRGAVSVTVTPTDGTAIAPDDYDPDAVVVSFADGETSKTVTIPITNDNAVEGNETINLTLSNPTGGATLGSRTTATLTIVDDETPGTLAFSSATYSVNENGTAVNAITIARTGGSDGAVSVRVTPTNGTAIAPNDYDPDAVVVSFANGETSKTVTIPITNDNAVEGNETINLTLSNPTGGATLGSRTTATLTVVDDETPGTLAFSSATYSVNENGTAVNAITIARTGGSDGVVSVTLTPSNGTATAPQDFNNSPIVVEFAAGEISKTVTIPIVNDPVFEGNETINLTLSNPTGRATLGTQTTATLTINNDDLSEDPLLVRTVGVDPRGFGGTVESVEFSPNNEFFVAGAGDGKLRLFRTSDGSLVWETVFWSGSLSNKQGEIESVYFSPDGQTIAAGGNGTAGIKVYRASDGGLIRSLSTGEADGMAFSPNGQYFAGPSGGNVRMYNPATWQVRYSNRITHSLGVNSVEFTRDSQFVLTGAADDFVKISRSVDGSLVRSIRAANSAGSVKSVRLSPDETLFATANGDEGVVKIFRFSDGTLVRTISHGSVYLEAVAFSPDGRYLATGAEDGLRIYRTSDYSLVGQYTNHGDNVEYIDFSSDGQYMITGGEDGSVRIWQMPSNVPVGVASNGAVSSTSGDTLTGGVAVNVIANQPGSDTLTGTAAADLFVFNAPGDGIDQIINFEANDRLQISASGFGGGLVAGTTLNGADATGVLQLDAAPTSALATFLYNTSTGVLQFDGDGIGAGSAVTIATLQSNPSLTPTQITLVG; encoded by the coding sequence ATGACAACTCGAATTGAGGCGGAGAGCTTAACTCGTACAGGTAGCTTTCGTTTAGAGCCTAGCTCCATTGCGTCTGGAGGCAACCTCATCAGTTTTGTAGGAGGAAGCACCAACGAAACAGGACGAGCTTTTGGCAACCTCAACTTGCCCTCTGGCAACTACGACATCATCGTTAGTTATTTCGATGAGAATGATGGTGCTGCTACGTTGCAAGTACGCTTAGCAGGGCAATCTGTCGATAGCTGGACACTCAACCAAAGCTTGAATGGAGGCGGGGTTAGCAACAGTACTCGCACATCTCGAACGATCGCCAATCAGTTGATTAACACCGGAGATTTGTTTGAGATTTTGGGCACTGAGCAGGGCGGTGAGTATTTGCGGGTGGACTACATCGAGTTTCGTCCAGTCAGCACTCCCACTCCCACTCCTGGCACTTTAGCCTTTAGCACTGCAAGTTACAGCGTTAACGAGAATGGGACTCCGGTCAGTAATGTGACCATTACTCGCAGTGGGGGAAGCAGTGGGGCAGTGAGTGTGACGGTCACACCAACGGCTGGAACTGCAACGGCTGGTAGTGACTTCAATAGCAATCCAATTACCGTGAGCTTTGCGGATGGGGAGACAAGCAAAATCGTCACAATTCCCATCGTGAATGACACGACTGTCGAGGGGAATGAAACCGTTAACCTGACCCTGAGCAACCCCACAGGAGGAGCTACACTCGGAACTCAAGCCATCGCCACACTGACGATTGTGAACGACGATGTGGCTCCCGTTCCTGGAACTTTAGCCTTCAGCACTGCAAATTACAGCGTTAATGAAAATGGCACTGTCATTAGCACAGTGACAGTAACGCGCAGCGGAGGGAGTGATGGAGCAGTCAGCGTTACCGTCACGCCCACCGATGAAACGGCGATCGCCCCAGATGACTACAACCCGGATGCCGTTGTCATCTCCTTTGCTGATGGGGAAACCAGCAAGACTGTGGAGATCCCCATTGTTAACGACAATACCCAAGAGAATAATGAAACCCTCAACCTGACTTTGAGTAACCCCACAGGGGGAGCAACCCTGGGAACTCAAGCCACCGCTACGCTAACGATCGTTGATGACGATAACCCTGGCACGTTTGCCTTTAGCTCTGCCAGCTACAGCGTCAATGAAGAGGGCACTGCAATTAACGCCATCACAATTACCCGCACTGGTGGAAGCAGGGGAGCGGTGAGTGTGACCGTCACGCCCACGGATGGAACGGCGATCGCCCCAGATGACTACGATCCAGATGCCGTTGTCGTCTCCTTTGCCGATGGGGAAACCAGCAAAACGGTCACGATTCCCATCACGAACGATAATGCTGTCGAGGGCAATGAGACCATCAACCTGACCCTGAGCAACCCGACAGGAGGGGCAACCCTGGGCAGTCGCACGACGGCAACGCTAACTATCGTTGATGATGAAACCCCCGGCACCCTCGCCTTTAGCTCTGCCACCTATAGCGTTAATGAAAATGGCACTGCCGTTAATGCAATCACCATCGCTCGGACAGGCGGCAGCGATGGAGCGGTCAGTGTCAGAGTCACGCCCACGAATGGAACGGCGATCGCCCCAAATGACTACGATCCAGATGCCGTTGTTGTCTCCTTTGCCAATGGGGAAACCAGTAAAACGGTCACGATTCCCATCACGAACGATAATGCTGTCGAGGGCAATGAGACGATCAACCTGACCCTGAGCAACCCCACAGGAGGGGCAACCCTGGGCAGTCGCACGACGGCAACGCTAACTGTCGTTGATGATGAAACCCCCGGCACCCTCGCCTTTAGCTCTGCCACCTATAGCGTTAATGAAAATGGCACTGCCGTTAATGCAATCACCATTGCTCGGACAGGCGGCAGTGATGGTGTTGTCAGTGTCACTCTGACGCCCAGCAATGGCACAGCAACGGCTCCACAAGACTTTAACAATAGCCCGATTGTGGTGGAATTTGCCGCAGGCGAAATCAGCAAAACGGTCACGATTCCCATCGTGAATGACCCCGTTTTTGAAGGTAATGAAACCATTAACCTGACTCTAAGCAACCCCACTGGAAGAGCGACACTGGGAACTCAAACCACAGCTACCTTAACCATCAATAATGATGACCTCTCAGAAGACCCACTGCTCGTTCGGACGGTTGGGGTTGATCCTCGTGGCTTTGGGGGCACAGTTGAATCGGTAGAGTTTTCCCCGAACAACGAATTTTTCGTGGCTGGAGCAGGGGATGGCAAACTCCGGCTCTTCCGGACCAGTGATGGCTCATTAGTCTGGGAAACCGTCTTTTGGAGTGGCTCCCTATCCAACAAGCAGGGCGAAATTGAGTCGGTTTATTTTTCACCCGATGGTCAAACGATCGCCGCAGGTGGCAACGGTACAGCCGGGATCAAAGTCTATCGTGCCAGTGATGGTGGTTTAATTCGCTCCTTGAGCACCGGAGAAGCAGATGGAATGGCTTTTTCTCCCAATGGTCAATATTTTGCTGGGCCCTCTGGCGGCAATGTCAGAATGTATAACCCTGCGACCTGGCAGGTGCGGTATAGCAACCGAATTACCCATAGTTTAGGGGTCAACTCGGTTGAATTTACAAGAGATAGTCAGTTTGTTTTGACAGGAGCCGCAGACGATTTCGTGAAAATTTCACGCAGCGTTGATGGCAGTTTGGTGAGAAGTATTAGAGCGGCTAACAGTGCTGGCTCCGTGAAATCAGTCCGGCTATCTCCTGATGAGACTCTCTTTGCCACAGCCAACGGGGATGAAGGGGTTGTCAAAATCTTCCGCTTCTCTGATGGAACGCTCGTCAGAACGATATCTCACGGTTCGGTCTACTTAGAAGCAGTCGCATTTTCTCCGGATGGTAGATATTTAGCAACAGGAGCTGAAGATGGGCTTAGAATCTATCGCACCTCCGACTATAGCCTGGTTGGTCAATACACTAACCACGGTGACAATGTGGAGTACATCGACTTTTCCAGTGATGGGCAATACATGATCACAGGGGGCGAAGACGGCAGCGTTCGGATCTGGCAAATGCCTTCCAATGTACCCGTTGGCGTTGCTTCCAACGGTGCTGTGAGCAGTACTTCTGGAGATACCCTGACCGGAGGCGTTGCGGTCAACGTGATCGCGAATCAACCGGGTAGCGATACGTTAACGGGGACGGCAGCAGCAGATTTGTTTGTGTTTAATGCGCCTGGGGATGGAATCGACCAAATCATCAATTTTGAAGCGAATGACCGCTTACAGATCTCCGCTTCCGGGTTTGGTGGTGGGCTAGTTGCGGGCACTACTTTAAATGGAGCGGATGCGACAGGTGTGTTGCAACTTGATGCAGCCCCAACCAGTGCTCTGGCTACATTTCTTTACAACACTAGTACTGGGGTATTGCAGTTTGACGGGGATGGCATCGGAGCAGGCTCAGCTGTGACGATCGCCACGCTGCAAAGTAATCCATCTCTAACCCCGACCCAAATTACCCTGGTGGGGTAG
- a CDS encoding PP2C family protein-serine/threonine phosphatase — protein MTSLPVPRQPSQSSDIAGSGTPSPEITPVFALKELVSRLRREQNKIQDLLGSLGFALRSFNNLKQFLELTPLIASRVTDADGGALILFRPDGQMRLERLHCQDNTQCQDIRKALEAATREITSAAPTTPGQSLTLSNNLTAALDHQVSLSLGTDVQLFGTTILTKSTERGRLYVFSRDPDYEWTETRQKLVRLVADQTAVAIANDELTVELRKKERLDRELEIGAEIQLQLLPRQCPNITGIEVAARTQPASRVGGDYYDFIPANYDQIRAKKGAVYESDRWSVAIGDVMGKGVPAGLIMTMLRGMLRAEVLNKHSPARILQHLNHVMYTDLENSNRFVTLFYSEYDTQTQTLYYSNAAHNPPLLWQAETQTIQRLDTLGMLIGLDVDTQYHDAQVQLHPGDTLIYYTDGFTDAANQNGDRFDEENLKNAFQWACQHCETPQAILDHLFNQVQQFIGVSNRAEDDMTLIVMQIKKPDATV, from the coding sequence ATGACATCTCTACCCGTTCCGAGACAACCTTCTCAATCGTCTGATATCGCTGGCAGTGGCACGCCATCACCAGAGATTACGCCTGTGTTTGCGTTAAAAGAGTTGGTGTCTCGGTTGCGTCGAGAGCAAAACAAAATTCAGGATTTGCTGGGGTCGTTGGGGTTTGCGTTACGCAGTTTTAACAATCTCAAACAGTTTTTGGAATTGACCCCCCTGATTGCCAGTCGGGTAACCGATGCCGATGGTGGCGCACTCATTCTATTTAGACCGGATGGGCAGATGCGCCTGGAACGGTTGCACTGTCAGGACAACACTCAGTGTCAGGACATCCGCAAGGCACTGGAGGCAGCCACCCGTGAGATCACAAGTGCGGCTCCGACCACCCCTGGGCAGTCCCTCACCCTCTCCAACAACCTCACTGCTGCCCTCGACCATCAGGTAAGCCTGTCTCTCGGAACGGATGTGCAACTGTTTGGCACGACCATTTTGACAAAAAGTACGGAGCGGGGGCGGCTTTATGTCTTCAGCCGTGACCCCGATTATGAGTGGACAGAGACTCGGCAAAAACTGGTGCGACTGGTGGCAGACCAGACGGCCGTGGCGATCGCCAATGACGAACTCACAGTTGAACTGCGGAAGAAGGAACGACTCGATCGCGAGTTAGAAATTGGGGCTGAAATTCAACTGCAACTGTTGCCGCGTCAGTGTCCCAACATCACAGGGATTGAAGTCGCCGCTCGGACTCAACCCGCTAGCCGCGTGGGGGGCGACTATTACGACTTTATCCCCGCCAACTATGACCAGATCCGCGCCAAAAAAGGAGCGGTCTACGAGTCCGATCGCTGGAGTGTAGCGATCGGTGATGTCATGGGCAAAGGTGTTCCTGCTGGGTTAATCATGACAATGTTGCGGGGCATGTTGCGAGCCGAAGTGTTGAACAAACACTCGCCTGCACGCATCTTGCAGCATTTGAATCACGTCATGTATACCGATCTGGAAAACTCCAATCGCTTTGTGACGCTGTTCTATTCCGAGTACGACACTCAAACCCAAACGCTGTATTACAGCAACGCGGCTCACAATCCGCCGTTACTCTGGCAAGCTGAAACCCAAACCATTCAACGGTTAGATACGCTGGGTATGTTGATTGGGCTGGATGTCGATACGCAATATCACGATGCTCAAGTGCAGCTTCATCCCGGTGACACTCTGATCTATTACACCGACGGGTTTACTGATGCGGCTAACCAAAATGGCGATCGCTTTGATGAAGAAAACCTGAAAAATGCCTTTCAGTGGGCGTGTCAGCATTGCGAGACTCCACAAGCCATATTGGATCATCTTTTTAATCAGGTGCAGCAGTTTATCGGCGTGTCAAATCGCGCTGAAGATGACATGACGTTGATCGTGATGCAGATCAAAAAACCTGACGCAACGGTATAA
- the argH gene encoding argininosuccinate lyase: protein MNNSASQPLTQQQTWSQRFESALHPAIAQFNASIGFDIELIEYDLTGSQAHAKMLAKVGIISPEEGEQLVNGLEQIRQEYRQGFFNPGVDAEDVHFAVERRLTELVGDVGKKLHTARSRNDQVGTDTRLYLRDQITQLRQQLREFQTVLLTLAEQHVETLIPGYTHLQRAQPLSLAHHLLAYVEMAQRDWERLGDVYKRVNLSPLGSGALAGTTFPIDRHYTAELLGFDAVYENSLDGVSDRDFAIEFSCAASLIMVHLSRLSEEVILWASEEFAFVTLKDSCSTGSSIMPQKKNPDVPELVRGKTGRVFGHLQGLLVLMKGLPLAYNKDLQEDKEALFDTVKTVRACLEAMTILMQEGLEFRPTRLNAAVAEDFSNATDVADYLAAKGVPFREAYNLVGKVVKTSLAAGKLLKDLTLEEWQTIHPAFETDIYEAIAPRQVVSARNSYGGTGFEQVKAALSRARSRLASS, encoded by the coding sequence TTGAACAACTCAGCATCTCAGCCACTCACGCAACAACAAACCTGGAGCCAGCGATTTGAGTCGGCTCTCCATCCGGCGATCGCCCAATTCAACGCCAGCATTGGGTTTGATATCGAGCTGATTGAATATGACCTCACCGGGTCACAAGCCCATGCCAAAATGCTGGCCAAGGTTGGGATCATCTCACCTGAAGAGGGGGAGCAACTGGTAAATGGGTTAGAGCAAATTCGACAGGAATATCGGCAGGGGTTCTTTAATCCCGGTGTCGATGCGGAGGATGTTCACTTTGCGGTGGAGCGTCGCCTGACCGAGTTGGTCGGCGATGTGGGCAAAAAGCTGCATACAGCGCGATCGCGCAATGACCAGGTAGGCACCGACACACGCCTGTACCTGCGGGATCAGATCACCCAACTGCGGCAACAATTGCGCGAGTTTCAAACGGTGTTGCTGACTCTGGCAGAACAGCACGTCGAAACCCTGATTCCCGGATACACTCACCTGCAACGCGCCCAACCGTTGAGTCTGGCGCATCACCTGCTGGCGTATGTCGAGATGGCACAACGTGACTGGGAGCGATTGGGCGATGTCTACAAGCGAGTTAACCTCTCACCTCTCGGATCGGGGGCACTGGCAGGCACCACCTTTCCCATCGATCGCCACTACACGGCCGAGTTGTTGGGGTTTGATGCGGTCTACGAAAATAGCCTGGATGGGGTGAGCGATCGCGACTTTGCCATTGAGTTTAGCTGTGCTGCCAGTCTGATCATGGTGCATCTCTCGCGATTGTCAGAAGAGGTGATCCTGTGGGCATCTGAGGAATTTGCCTTCGTCACCCTCAAAGACTCCTGCTCAACGGGGTCAAGCATCATGCCGCAGAAAAAGAATCCCGACGTGCCGGAGTTAGTCCGGGGCAAAACCGGGCGCGTGTTTGGACACCTCCAGGGATTGCTGGTGCTGATGAAAGGCTTGCCCCTGGCATACAACAAAGACTTACAGGAAGACAAAGAAGCTCTGTTTGACACGGTCAAAACGGTTAGAGCCTGTCTGGAGGCGATGACCATCTTGATGCAGGAGGGGCTAGAGTTTCGCCCGACTCGCCTCAACGCAGCGGTGGCAGAAGATTTCTCCAATGCAACCGATGTGGCGGACTATCTGGCAGCGAAGGGAGTGCCCTTCCGGGAGGCTTACAATCTCGTTGGCAAGGTGGTCAAAACCTCCCTCGCCGCAGGCAAGTTGCTCAAGGATTTGACCCTGGAGGAGTGGCAAACCATTCATCCCGCCTTTGAAACGGATATCTATGAGGCGATCGCCCCGCGTCAGGTGGTGTCAGCCCGCAACAGCTACGGAGGCACTGGCTTTGAGCAGGTCAAAGCGGCTTTGAGTCGGGCGCGATCGCGTCTAGCGTCCTCATAG
- a CDS encoding AraC family transcriptional regulator, translating to MPKPQSLTIDLKQTESFLQIFPRSPVQVSNPSTWQGIFLAHHRQPAWEMPENHVSQHILSVNIGAASKVERVIDGQLQRERFLPGNTAIYPSEVDYTLRWERDVEFILLGIDPVLLQQTAIDVLNQNTVELVPLLDTTDPLIHSMALTLKAELENSQLGGRMYVEAIAQSLSIHLLRNYSVHPKAIPTALTAGLPKHKLHQAVDYIHEHLQHELTLADIAAVVQMSPFHFARLFKQSTGLAPHQFVIRCRVERAKELLLRGQMAIADIAIEVGFANQSHLNRHFKRIVGVTPKIALENSKNVSRTAKA from the coding sequence ATGCCCAAGCCCCAATCCTTGACGATTGATCTCAAGCAAACAGAATCCTTTCTCCAGATCTTTCCGCGATCGCCTGTGCAGGTGAGCAACCCGTCCACTTGGCAGGGCATCTTTTTGGCGCATCATCGCCAACCCGCCTGGGAAATGCCCGAAAACCATGTTTCTCAACACATCCTCAGTGTCAACATCGGCGCAGCGAGTAAGGTAGAACGGGTGATCGATGGACAGCTTCAGCGCGAGCGGTTCCTGCCGGGGAACACCGCCATTTATCCGTCAGAGGTCGATTACACCCTGCGGTGGGAGCGAGATGTCGAGTTTATCTTGTTGGGAATTGATCCGGTTCTGTTGCAACAAACAGCGATCGACGTGTTGAATCAAAACACCGTGGAACTGGTGCCCTTGTTGGATACCACCGACCCGCTGATTCACAGTATGGCGTTGACCCTCAAAGCCGAACTGGAAAACTCCCAGTTGGGCGGACGCATGTATGTCGAGGCGATCGCCCAAAGCCTCTCCATTCATCTCCTCCGCAACTATTCCGTTCACCCAAAAGCCATTCCAACCGCGCTCACAGCGGGGCTACCCAAACACAAACTCCATCAGGCAGTGGACTATATCCACGAGCACCTCCAGCACGAGCTAACCCTGGCGGACATCGCGGCAGTGGTGCAGATGAGTCCCTTTCATTTTGCGCGTCTGTTTAAGCAATCCACCGGACTCGCACCCCATCAGTTCGTGATTCGCTGTCGGGTCGAACGAGCCAAAGAATTGTTGCTCCGAGGACAGATGGCGATCGCCGACATTGCCATTGAGGTCGGTTTTGCCAACCAGAGCCATCTCAATCGCCACTTCAAACGGATTGTTGGCGTCACTCCCAAGATTGCTTTAGAAAATAGCAAGAACGTATCACGTACCGCAAAAGCGTGA
- a CDS encoding ester cyclase: MASPNADLAISFYRAVESGSVDSLTTILAPDWEEIPLAYPGQPPGVNGYAPVVQTFKAAFPDGRFQIEDVIEAGTKVVIRTTVHGTHQGAFLGVEPTHKPISFATIDIHEIADNKIVRSWHIEDFFGLLQQINPSSP; the protein is encoded by the coding sequence ATGGCTTCTCCCAATGCCGACCTGGCAATCTCTTTCTATCGAGCCGTCGAAAGTGGCTCTGTCGATTCTCTCACAACGATCTTGGCTCCAGACTGGGAAGAAATTCCCCTAGCCTATCCCGGTCAACCCCCCGGTGTGAATGGCTATGCACCCGTTGTCCAAACCTTTAAAGCTGCCTTTCCCGATGGGCGATTTCAGATCGAAGATGTGATCGAAGCAGGAACTAAAGTCGTCATCCGGACGACCGTTCACGGGACGCATCAAGGGGCTTTTTTGGGGGTCGAACCAACTCACAAACCCATTTCCTTTGCAACGATCGACATTCACGAAATTGCAGATAACAAAATTGTGCGATCGTGGCACATCGAAGACTTCTTTGGACTGCTACAGCAAATCAATCCTTCATCCCCTTAG
- a CDS encoding EthD domain-containing protein translates to MIKFVYCIRKRADLSEEAFHTFWRDVHGPFIRNLAKTLRATKYIQSHTLNTPINAEIAKSRGLEPSPYDGVTEIWWDSMEDFLAAVSTPEGQEAAQKYITDPTVGETNFVDFSQSRAFLTEEHVVFDFSSEQP, encoded by the coding sequence ATGATTAAGTTTGTTTACTGCATTCGCAAACGTGCCGATCTAAGTGAAGAAGCGTTTCATACCTTCTGGCGTGATGTTCATGGTCCCTTTATCCGCAATCTGGCTAAAACGCTGCGAGCCACAAAATACATTCAAAGCCACACGCTCAACACGCCCATCAATGCCGAAATCGCCAAGTCTCGTGGTCTGGAGCCATCCCCCTACGACGGTGTGACTGAAATTTGGTGGGACAGCATGGAGGATTTTTTGGCTGCCGTCAGCACCCCCGAAGGACAGGAAGCCGCACAGAAATACATCACCGATCCCACCGTGGGGGAAACCAATTTTGTCGATTTCTCCCAATCTCGCGCTTTTTTAACCGAGGAGCATGTCGTCTTTGACTTCTCCTCGGAGCAACCTTAA
- a CDS encoding nuclear transport factor 2 family protein, producing MTLRDRVQELLEFQTTNPTVEEVYERFYDENVVVQENLNPPRIGRVISIDRQKRMNANVKEIHEVKIGAVLVDDTGATEPLSGRSVIELHLDLTTMDGYRIRIEELGLQTWSNGRIIQERYFYDPVNIQGNAKLINEVH from the coding sequence ATGACACTACGCGATCGCGTTCAGGAATTGTTGGAATTTCAAACAACCAATCCCACTGTTGAAGAGGTCTACGAACGGTTTTATGACGAGAATGTCGTGGTGCAAGAAAACCTGAATCCGCCGCGAATTGGGCGAGTTATCAGCATCGATCGCCAAAAGCGCATGAATGCCAACGTTAAGGAAATACACGAAGTCAAAATTGGGGCGGTGTTAGTCGATGACACGGGAGCAACGGAACCGTTAAGCGGTCGCTCTGTGATCGAGCTACATCTTGATCTCACAACGATGGATGGATATCGAATTCGGATTGAGGAATTGGGATTACAGACCTGGAGCAACGGACGGATTATTCAAGAGCGATATTTTTACGATCCCGTCAACATCCAGGGCAATGCCAAACTCATCAACGAGGTGCATTAG